One stretch of Macadamia integrifolia cultivar HAES 741 unplaced genomic scaffold, SCU_Mint_v3 scaffold1967, whole genome shotgun sequence DNA includes these proteins:
- the LOC122065307 gene encoding (RS)-norcoclaurine 6-O-methyltransferase-like: protein MEKEMEQQMGEIMAARKLISKYAHGFMESMALKCVVELGIVDILHKHTKPMTLQELASGLSLPTVDMNRFQRLMRFVVHYMGLFTLDNKNGTYGLTHCSQCLLQDGESFMPPMILHGITDWMIGPWYSLSKSIQGGPTPFEMYHGVNCWDYLASHPDENRMFNEGQAAITREIIGVIVRQYGSWLFEGIGSIVDVGGGNGAAAKKIVKKFPNIKCTVLDLPHVIRGNSEKSNSEVEWVEGDMFLSVPHADTILLKYILHDWGDDDCVKILQRCKEAIPSEGGKVIIVEMVVEINPAETDISTMLTTDMFMMVNTGGKERTKEEWEKLIRNAGFSKCKITPVLAIASVIEAYA, encoded by the exons atggagaaggagatggagCAGCAAATGGGAGAGATTATGGCAGCACGTAAGCTCATCTCAAAATACGCCCATGGCTTCATGGAGTCCATGGCCCTCAAGTGTGTGGTGGAGCTTGGAATAGTAGACATCCTTCATAAGCACACTAAGCCCATGACACTTCAAGAGCTTGCCAGTGGTCTCTCTTTGCCAACGGTTGACATGAACCGATTCCAAAGGCTGATGAGGTTTGTGGTTCACTACATGGGTCTCTTCACCTTAGACAACAAGAATGGCACCTATGGGTTGACTCACTGCTCCCAGTGTCTACTCCAAGATGGCGAGTCTTTCATGCCTCCCATGATTCTCCATGGAATAACTGATTGGATGATTGGACCATGGTACTCTCTGAGCAAAAGCATACAAGGAGGCCCGACGCCATTCGAGATGTATCACGGCGTCAACTGTTGGGACTATTTGGCGAGTCATCCTGATGAGAATCGGATGTTTAACGAGGGGCAGGCAGCCATCACAAGGGAGATAATTGGTGTGATAGTGAGGCAATATGGATCCTGGTTATTTGAAGGGATTGGATCCATAGTGGATGTAGGAGGAGGGAATGGAGCAGCTGCGAAGAAGATAGTGAAGAAGTTCCCCAACATCAAGTGCACTGTGTTGGATCTTCCCCATGTAATCAGGGGTAACTCGGAGAAGTCCAATAGTGAAGTGGAGTGGGTTGAAGGGGACATGTTCCTATCGGTGCCTCACGCGGATACTATCCTTCTCAAG TATATCCTTCATGACTGGGGTGATGATGATTGCGTGAAAATCCTTCAACGATGCAAAGAGGCAATTCCATCGGAGGGAGGAAAGGTAATAATAGTTGAAATGGTGGTAGAGATCAATCCAGCGGAGACTGATATTTCAACAATGTTAACAACCGACATGTTTATGATGGTGAATACTGGAGGAAAAGAGCGAACAAAAGAGGAATGGGAGAAGCTCATTCGCAATGCAGGGTTTAGCAAATGCAAAATAACTCCAGTTCTAGCTATAGCTTCAGTCATTGAAGCTTACGCTTAG